A single Alteribacter lacisalsi DNA region contains:
- a CDS encoding flagellar protein FlaG, translating to MEISKSFVKETFDRLGYGTEKRVEPVQRKTDSRITGQDPKDEPNRPVNKEEVSEKVQAMNQMLEVQEKDYQFNLHEDLNRLYVTVIDKQTEEVIKEIPAEKFLDMVSAMLEFAGIIIDEKI from the coding sequence ATGGAAATCTCAAAGTCATTTGTTAAAGAAACCTTTGACCGGCTCGGATATGGCACAGAGAAACGCGTAGAGCCGGTCCAGCGCAAAACCGACAGCCGCATTACAGGACAGGACCCTAAAGACGAACCTAACCGCCCCGTCAACAAAGAAGAAGTCTCCGAAAAAGTTCAGGCAATGAACCAGATGCTTGAGGTTCAGGAAAAAGACTACCAATTCAACCTCCACGAAGATCTGAACCGCCTTTATGTCACCGTCATCGATAAACAGACTGAAGAAGTGATCAAAGAGATTCCCGCTGAGAAGTTTCTCGACATGGTATCTGCGATGCTCGAATTTGCCGGGATTATCATTGATGAAAAAATCTGA
- a CDS encoding flagellin N-terminal helical domain-containing protein yields the protein MIINNNLSAMNAHRQLGINQNHMQNSMEKLSSGQRINQASDDAAGLAISEKMRAQINGLDQASRNAQDGISLIQTAEGALDETHSILQRMRELTVQAANDTNEDVDREAIASELTELAAEIDRIADNTEFNGKTLLDGTFETDEINLQIGANQDQNLQLNIDNMTADGLGLGAAGEDLDVSAHTEAGATLVLLDTAIENVSKQRSELGAVQNRLEHTISNLNNASENLTAAESRIRDVDMAQEMMEFTKNNILNQASQSMLAQANQLPQQVLQLLG from the coding sequence ATGATTATCAACAACAACCTGAGCGCCATGAACGCTCACCGTCAGCTCGGCATCAACCAGAACCACATGCAGAACTCTATGGAGAAGCTATCTTCCGGCCAGCGCATCAACCAGGCATCAGACGACGCAGCAGGTCTTGCGATCTCTGAAAAAATGCGCGCGCAGATCAATGGACTAGATCAGGCCAGCCGGAATGCTCAGGATGGGATTTCCCTTATCCAGACGGCGGAGGGGGCGCTAGATGAGACCCACAGTATTCTTCAGAGAATGCGTGAACTTACAGTTCAGGCAGCGAATGATACGAATGAAGATGTAGATCGTGAAGCCATTGCAAGTGAACTCACTGAATTAGCAGCAGAGATCGATCGCATTGCAGATAATACTGAGTTTAACGGTAAAACACTTCTAGATGGTACCTTTGAAACTGATGAAATCAATTTACAGATTGGTGCTAATCAAGATCAAAATCTACAGTTAAATATTGATAATATGACTGCAGATGGTCTAGGATTAGGTGCAGCAGGAGAAGACCTGGACGTATCAGCTCACACTGAAGCTGGTGCAACACTTGTCCTACTCGACACTGCAATTGAGAATGTATCTAAACAGAGAAGTGAGCTTGGTGCTGTTCAAAACCGCCTCGAGCACACAATCTCCAACCTTAACAACGCATCTGAAAACCTGACAGCCGCTGAATCCCGCATCCGTGACGTAGACATGGCACAGGAAATGATGGAGTTCACGAAGAATAACATCCTTAACCAGGCTTCCCAGTCCATGCTTGCCCAGGCGAACCAGTTGCCGCAGCAGGTTCTCCAGCTTCTCGGATAA
- a CDS encoding competence protein ComK yields the protein MKEIYVEEYEIGYQTLALLPNNDLTYLAKAIETDKVVYISTPCIKVIEAACLNGGSSFNGRREAVFFHTGFQKRVPVPLSISKRICAFPTESPSLHGCAWLFSQHLRKISEIEQQKSEKPRRKPMSRVHFSTGQEIELTVSKHVLVKQMTRASHCMNLFARL from the coding sequence ATGAAGGAGATCTATGTTGAAGAATATGAAATAGGATATCAAACACTGGCATTATTGCCGAACAACGACCTAACCTATTTAGCAAAAGCCATTGAAACCGACAAAGTCGTTTACATCTCGACACCCTGCATCAAAGTTATTGAAGCAGCCTGCCTAAACGGTGGCTCGTCCTTTAATGGCAGAAGAGAGGCGGTGTTTTTTCATACCGGCTTTCAGAAAAGAGTCCCTGTCCCTCTTTCCATTTCAAAAAGGATCTGTGCCTTCCCGACGGAATCCCCCAGTCTGCATGGATGTGCATGGCTCTTCTCCCAGCACCTCCGGAAAATAAGTGAAATTGAACAGCAAAAATCAGAAAAACCAAGAAGGAAGCCTATGTCCAGGGTACATTTTTCAACAGGCCAGGAAATTGAACTTACCGTATCCAAGCATGTTCTCGTTAAACAAATGACCAGAGCGTCCCACTGCATGAATTTATTTGCTCGTTTGTAA
- a CDS encoding response regulator transcription factor, translating into MITTPKQPETETTDIYIFDPARLMEAKHLPELFGSYGEYKFHYEIDLPSPSSKYRTIIICASAYSKAVSDSIDRWAAQNSEGNLYVVSPSKEETSDIFPFLHNDNVSGMMSVDYLSSNFDFVIRNSHKAPFLEPSCHRHLIHEIERVKLKEQPIKKLLLQKEKVADILTQNEQNVLQLLLEGYNNIHIAQELYLAPSTISTIISHLLKKMKASDRTDALVTSIRNGWVEAYR; encoded by the coding sequence ATGATAACCACGCCGAAGCAGCCTGAAACGGAAACTACTGATATATATATCTTTGATCCTGCCCGTCTAATGGAGGCCAAACATCTTCCTGAACTGTTCGGGAGCTACGGAGAGTATAAGTTTCACTATGAAATTGATTTACCATCTCCTTCTTCTAAATACCGCACAATCATTATATGTGCCTCGGCTTACAGCAAAGCAGTCAGTGACTCCATAGATCGTTGGGCGGCTCAAAATTCAGAGGGTAATTTATATGTTGTCTCGCCATCGAAGGAAGAAACATCTGATATCTTTCCGTTTTTACATAATGATAATGTATCAGGTATGATGTCAGTCGACTATCTTTCCAGTAACTTTGATTTTGTGATAAGAAATTCACATAAGGCACCGTTTCTCGAACCTTCCTGTCACAGGCATTTGATCCACGAAATCGAGAGGGTCAAACTGAAGGAGCAGCCGATCAAAAAACTTCTTCTTCAGAAGGAAAAAGTAGCCGATATTCTAACCCAGAATGAACAAAACGTGCTGCAGCTGCTGTTAGAAGGCTATAACAATATACATATTGCACAGGAACTGTACCTTGCCCCCTCCACCATCAGCACAATTATCAGCCACCTGCTGAAAAAAATGAAAGCATCAGACCGCACGGATGCCCTGGTCACATCGATTCGTAACGGGTGGGTAGAGGCATACCGTTAA
- the csrA gene encoding carbon storage regulator CsrA has protein sequence MLVLTRKKDEAIKIGTDIEVRIIEVDGGQVKIGIEAPKNVEIHRKEIYMAIQQENKEASGPLDPALVEQMIRFTHKGD, from the coding sequence ATGCTTGTGCTTACCAGAAAAAAAGACGAAGCAATTAAAATAGGAACTGATATTGAAGTGCGAATCATTGAAGTAGATGGCGGACAGGTAAAAATTGGGATAGAAGCTCCGAAAAATGTTGAAATTCACCGGAAAGAAATATATATGGCAATTCAGCAGGAAAACAAAGAAGCATCCGGCCCTCTAGATCCTGCCTTGGTGGAACAGATGATTCGGTTTACCCATAAGGGAGATTAA
- the fliW gene encoding flagellar assembly protein FliW, whose amino-acid sequence MNVQTKFAGLVKADQKDIILFPGGIPSFEDEREFLLHHFSENTPFYCLQSVKTPALAFITADPFSFFPDYQVELSAQTTESLSIEEETDVSVFTILTVNEPFEQTTANLKGPVVINMVSGRGKQIVLQNPEYHTRHRLQQPSLKKEEG is encoded by the coding sequence TTGAACGTTCAGACGAAGTTTGCCGGCTTGGTTAAAGCTGATCAAAAAGATATTATCCTTTTTCCCGGAGGTATTCCAAGCTTTGAGGATGAAAGGGAATTTCTATTACACCATTTTTCGGAAAATACACCGTTCTATTGCCTTCAGTCCGTAAAAACCCCTGCACTTGCATTTATTACGGCAGATCCTTTCTCCTTTTTCCCAGATTATCAGGTGGAACTATCAGCGCAGACAACTGAAAGTCTTTCTATAGAAGAGGAAACAGATGTGTCTGTCTTTACAATCCTCACAGTTAACGAACCTTTTGAGCAGACAACCGCAAATTTAAAAGGACCTGTGGTTATCAATATGGTGTCAGGCAGAGGCAAACAGATCGTTTTACAAAACCCGGAATACCATACAAGACACCGTCTTCAGCAGCCCTCCCTGAAAAAGGAGGAAGGGTAA
- the flgL gene encoding flagellar hook-associated protein FlgL, which translates to MRVTQSMMASRSIQNINQNYQRLYDLQQQASTGKKLTKPSDDPAAAMAAMKYRTELSELDQFQKNGSQADRWMRDTEAVLEDTAGALHRIRDLAVQASNGSYKPEDLADIGAEISQIKAHIVTLANSKTGDGYLFNGTDVRNTPVKEELLDLSFTSGPFPIWHEGGADEDQSFILHYRGESYKLTGNPGENPLDFEAENGSRISVSGLPGNPFFERIWTEDTPDGPEEMSEPASGAGIILSASEAVAGNGPQVEFEVMKGVNMQAGIDPKAVFSLDLFAELTMLERALKDPVTSSVELEDFISPVSARLDQIVSVRSELGARQVRADLISERVKDQEILFKRLQSENEDADMTKVITELMAQENIHRAALASSARSIQPSLLDFLR; encoded by the coding sequence ATGCGAGTGACACAGTCGATGATGGCCTCGCGGTCCATTCAAAATATCAATCAAAACTACCAGAGGCTCTATGACCTTCAACAGCAGGCATCCACCGGCAAAAAGCTGACAAAACCTTCAGATGATCCTGCAGCAGCCATGGCCGCAATGAAATACCGTACTGAGCTGTCTGAACTCGATCAATTTCAAAAGAACGGCTCACAGGCAGACAGGTGGATGAGAGACACCGAAGCGGTTCTGGAGGATACAGCCGGGGCCCTTCACCGGATTCGCGACCTTGCCGTTCAGGCATCCAATGGGAGTTATAAACCTGAAGATCTGGCAGACATAGGGGCGGAAATTTCGCAAATAAAAGCGCATATCGTAACACTGGCTAATTCAAAAACAGGAGACGGCTACTTGTTTAACGGCACTGATGTCAGGAATACACCTGTAAAAGAAGAACTTCTGGATCTTTCCTTTACCAGCGGCCCATTTCCTATTTGGCATGAGGGCGGAGCTGATGAAGATCAGAGCTTTATCCTTCATTACAGAGGAGAATCCTATAAACTGACAGGAAATCCGGGGGAGAATCCATTGGACTTTGAAGCTGAAAACGGCAGCCGCATTTCAGTCAGCGGCCTTCCGGGAAATCCATTTTTTGAACGGATTTGGACAGAGGATACCCCGGATGGCCCGGAAGAAATGAGTGAACCAGCCTCTGGTGCAGGGATCATTCTTTCCGCTTCGGAGGCAGTGGCGGGAAATGGACCGCAAGTTGAATTTGAAGTCATGAAAGGCGTAAATATGCAGGCAGGCATCGATCCAAAGGCTGTCTTTTCTTTAGACCTTTTTGCCGAACTAACGATGCTTGAAAGAGCCCTTAAAGATCCAGTAACTTCAAGCGTTGAATTAGAGGACTTCATTAGTCCCGTTAGCGCCAGGCTGGATCAGATTGTCAGTGTCCGGTCGGAGCTCGGTGCCAGGCAGGTCAGGGCAGACTTGATCTCTGAGAGGGTTAAAGACCAGGAAATTCTCTTTAAACGGCTGCAGTCTGAAAACGAAGACGCAGATATGACCAAAGTGATTACCGAACTGATGGCGCAGGAAAACATCCACAGAGCTGCTCTTGCCTCTTCAGCAAGATCGATCCAGCCTTCCCTGCTTGATTTTCTGAGATAA
- the flgK gene encoding flagellar hook-associated protein FlgK codes for MSTFHGLETARRAIHAQQAAIHTTGHNIANAGTGGYSRQRVNLSAASAFPGVSMNTPFMAGQLGAGVQAGAIERVRDTFLDGQYRNESGRHGEWSTRHGSLDRVEGLFNEISGNGIGTSMDRFWQSLHDLGTNPSDTGVRAVVKENGAALAEAFNYTSDGLNRIETECRGELKASEQKINQLLQQINDANKQIASLEAHGQRPNDLYDARDTLVDELSGFLNIAVEQTAGPKSGMAGRYTINLTDDSGRKLETLVDGPNLGNRELRIGFDEDTGLVEGIYTGSAEDFSGGVPGDGAAVYSISEFQSRGSLHAAASFYGYVENGEIHGTLQDVKNDFDQLAYTYVTEFNRLHEEGFSLNGEGGMPFFDPFAEGRIQGAAGNMVLNSAISSDVNNIAASSEPEGTSGNGNHAAVLANMREQTFNFGGMSTNASAFYQSITGKVAVQSSEAARMSTNALNVVTSIGERRESVSGVSLDEEMSNLVQFQHAYNAAARNMTAIDEMLDRIINGMGITGR; via the coding sequence ATGTCAACATTTCACGGATTGGAAACAGCCAGAAGAGCGATTCATGCCCAGCAGGCGGCAATCCACACCACGGGCCATAATATCGCCAATGCAGGCACAGGCGGTTATTCCAGACAGAGAGTGAATCTTTCTGCAGCATCGGCATTTCCCGGAGTAAGCATGAACACACCATTCATGGCCGGACAGCTTGGAGCCGGGGTACAGGCAGGCGCCATTGAGCGTGTCAGAGATACGTTTCTGGACGGACAGTACAGAAACGAGTCGGGCAGGCACGGGGAATGGAGCACCAGACATGGCTCTCTTGACCGGGTGGAAGGTCTGTTTAACGAAATATCCGGAAACGGAATCGGCACGTCGATGGACCGGTTCTGGCAGTCCCTTCACGATCTTGGCACCAATCCGTCTGATACAGGAGTGCGCGCTGTCGTTAAGGAAAATGGTGCAGCTTTAGCTGAGGCTTTTAACTATACATCGGACGGTCTTAACCGGATTGAAACCGAATGTCGTGGAGAATTGAAGGCATCAGAACAAAAAATCAATCAACTGCTCCAGCAGATTAATGATGCAAATAAACAGATCGCTTCGCTGGAAGCCCATGGGCAGAGGCCGAACGATCTGTACGATGCAAGAGACACCCTCGTTGATGAACTGTCTGGATTTTTAAATATCGCTGTCGAACAAACAGCAGGACCTAAAAGCGGGATGGCCGGCAGATATACGATTAATCTGACTGATGACAGCGGCAGAAAGCTGGAAACCCTTGTGGACGGTCCAAACCTTGGAAACAGGGAACTGAGAATTGGTTTTGATGAAGACACGGGACTGGTTGAAGGAATTTATACCGGATCAGCCGAGGATTTTTCAGGTGGTGTTCCCGGCGACGGTGCAGCCGTTTATTCCATCAGCGAATTCCAGTCAAGGGGAAGTCTCCATGCGGCAGCCTCATTTTACGGTTATGTTGAAAACGGGGAAATTCATGGAACACTGCAGGACGTAAAAAATGACTTTGATCAGCTGGCTTATACATATGTAACGGAATTTAACCGCCTTCATGAAGAAGGGTTCAGTCTGAATGGTGAAGGAGGCATGCCATTCTTCGACCCTTTTGCAGAAGGCAGGATCCAGGGGGCCGCAGGAAACATGGTTCTTAACAGTGCCATTTCGTCAGACGTGAATAACATTGCAGCCTCATCAGAACCAGAGGGCACCAGCGGAAACGGGAACCATGCAGCAGTCCTTGCAAATATGAGAGAGCAGACCTTTAATTTCGGAGGAATGTCTACAAATGCCTCGGCATTTTATCAGAGTATTACCGGGAAAGTTGCCGTTCAGTCCAGTGAAGCAGCCCGTATGAGTACGAACGCACTAAACGTTGTAACCAGTATAGGGGAACGGCGGGAATCGGTCAGCGGCGTCTCTCTTGATGAAGAAATGAGCAATCTTGTTCAGTTTCAGCATGCCTATAATGCCGCAGCGAGAAACATGACAGCCATTGATGAAATGCTTGACCGGATTATTAACGGCATGGGCATCACAGGGCGTTAA
- a CDS encoding flagellar protein FlgN encodes MPGQLISLMQKLTVAYKELAAVAAVKSEMIVKGDAAELQVSVNNERTLNETAENLEKQLVDAGARYLNTQGIVKENATVSEILPYLPEEDGETIETLRTELLDSVQQFSERHEQNRRLLDESLRFVNMSLDAIVPKQHNGNYSSNGKEQAGTAKRALFDSRA; translated from the coding sequence GTGCCTGGACAATTAATCAGCCTGATGCAGAAACTAACCGTTGCCTATAAGGAACTGGCAGCCGTTGCTGCGGTTAAAAGTGAAATGATTGTAAAAGGTGACGCCGCCGAGCTTCAGGTATCTGTGAATAATGAGAGGACACTCAATGAAACCGCAGAAAATCTTGAAAAACAACTGGTGGACGCGGGTGCACGGTATCTCAACACACAAGGGATTGTAAAAGAAAACGCAACAGTGTCGGAAATCCTGCCTTACTTACCGGAAGAAGACGGTGAGACGATCGAGACACTGAGAACAGAACTTCTTGATTCAGTACAGCAATTTTCCGAGCGTCACGAACAGAATCGCCGTCTGCTTGATGAGTCGTTGCGGTTTGTAAATATGTCCCTTGATGCCATTGTTCCAAAGCAGCATAACGGTAATTATTCAAGCAATGGAAAAGAGCAGGCCGGCACGGCGAAGCGGGCGCTGTTTGATTCCAGAGCCTAA
- the flgM gene encoding flagellar biosynthesis anti-sigma factor FlgM, with translation MVKINPYQPIQHYQNQVKGKGAEASEKGIKDEVQISQEAKTMQKNTVGDPERLARTEEIRQKISNGTYDLNHKETARKMYDFWS, from the coding sequence ATGGTGAAAATTAATCCCTACCAGCCGATTCAGCATTATCAGAATCAGGTAAAAGGAAAAGGAGCCGAAGCTTCGGAAAAAGGAATCAAAGACGAAGTACAGATTTCCCAGGAAGCAAAAACGATGCAGAAAAACACTGTCGGTGACCCTGAGAGACTGGCAAGAACAGAAGAGATCAGGCAGAAGATCTCAAACGGCACATACGATTTGAATCACAAAGAAACGGCGCGGAAAATGTACGATTTCTGGTCATAG
- a CDS encoding ComF family protein has protein sequence MNWRELLNETERCLYCGNGYDAPVNWAVLMGRTEGQALCEPCRRSLVYLSRKDVCRRCGREDAVVCSDCRRWEAEPFWQEHDFSNVSLYRYNPFLKDMIARLKYRGDACLAGIFTKEMQMLCQKSGPRAAVVPIPLTDERHYERGFNQAAVLAGHCGPMELLVREGESSKQSKRTRNERIAKTAGAIRVKQGEAAAGLHIILIDDIYTTGATVHSAARVLYEGGAESVRSVTLARA, from the coding sequence GTGAACTGGAGAGAACTGCTTAATGAAACGGAACGGTGCCTTTATTGCGGGAACGGATATGATGCACCGGTTAACTGGGCAGTTCTGATGGGCAGAACAGAAGGGCAGGCCCTATGTGAACCGTGCCGGAGAAGTCTGGTTTATTTGAGCAGGAAGGATGTGTGCAGACGCTGCGGACGGGAAGACGCTGTGGTGTGCTCGGACTGCAGGCGTTGGGAAGCGGAGCCTTTTTGGCAGGAGCATGATTTCTCAAACGTGTCTCTTTACCGATACAACCCCTTTCTAAAGGATATGATTGCACGTTTGAAGTACAGGGGGGATGCTTGTCTGGCAGGGATATTTACAAAAGAGATGCAGATGCTTTGCCAGAAAAGCGGTCCTCGGGCGGCCGTCGTACCGATTCCTTTAACAGACGAGCGTCACTACGAAAGGGGGTTCAATCAGGCGGCCGTTCTTGCAGGGCACTGCGGCCCGATGGAGCTTCTCGTTCGGGAAGGAGAAAGCAGTAAGCAGAGCAAACGGACACGAAACGAGCGTATCGCAAAAACGGCCGGTGCCATTCGCGTCAAACAGGGGGAAGCCGCTGCTGGTCTGCATATTATCTTGATTGACGATATTTATACAACTGGTGCAACCGTGCACAGTGCTGCCCGTGTGCTTTATGAAGGTGGTGCTGAAAGTGTAAGGTCCGTCACACTTGCGAGAGCTTAG
- a CDS encoding DEAD/DEAH box helicase: MRVAAVDPAKITGAKLELFLPWQSGPDKTVWPVFEPLVSRDHHRFTTLPELPLKNVCFPPVNPAYELDNLTSDHLIGRRLLLDELLPYVNLDTIQEHLANGLIHIEAGLTDEGACRRCGNHDSAQMSTFPCFRCKKTCAYCRACLMMGRVSGCSILVSGKWNQSGFNGTQHPLVWSGTLSNGQTQASRFLSEKIGMLQHQTSCECLLWAVCGAGKTEMLFNGIEKALNTGLRVLVATPRTDVVKELEPRFREAFPKTEISACYGGAERKRGDSPLVISTTHQQLRYYRAFDVVIVDEVDAFPYSHDPKLTYAVNQAARQQHLLVYLTATPDRKMQERASFGKLPAIIVPRRYHRFPLPVPSFCWTFRWKKKSIDGKVPRRIIVWLERMHETKKQVFLFVPTVRLLKSILPEIQKQFPQTEGVYSEDPDRMDKVARFRSGNVRFLLTTTILERGVTVKGVQVAVFGADDSRFTESALVQIAGRAGRSPDEPDGEVCFFHDGITRAMARAKKQIETMNMREESGE; the protein is encoded by the coding sequence ATGCGCGTAGCTGCAGTTGATCCTGCTAAAATCACAGGAGCGAAGCTGGAACTGTTTCTGCCGTGGCAGTCTGGACCGGACAAGACAGTCTGGCCGGTTTTTGAACCTCTCGTTTCCCGTGATCACCACCGCTTCACAACTCTGCCGGAACTGCCTTTAAAAAACGTCTGCTTCCCGCCTGTCAATCCGGCATACGAGCTGGATAACCTCACCTCGGATCATCTCATCGGCCGCCGGCTGCTCCTTGATGAACTGCTTCCCTATGTAAATCTCGACACCATCCAGGAACACTTAGCCAACGGTCTCATTCATATTGAAGCAGGTTTGACCGATGAAGGGGCGTGCAGGCGGTGCGGCAATCATGATTCGGCACAAATGAGTACATTTCCATGTTTCCGCTGTAAAAAAACATGTGCATACTGCCGGGCCTGTCTTATGATGGGGCGGGTGAGCGGATGCTCCATACTCGTCTCAGGAAAATGGAATCAATCAGGTTTCAACGGTACGCAACATCCGCTTGTCTGGAGCGGGACACTGTCAAATGGTCAGACTCAAGCTTCCCGTTTCCTGTCTGAAAAAATCGGTATGCTGCAGCACCAAACGTCCTGTGAATGTCTCCTATGGGCCGTTTGCGGTGCAGGGAAGACAGAAATGCTTTTTAACGGCATTGAAAAAGCTCTGAACACGGGACTGCGTGTGCTTGTGGCTACGCCCAGGACGGATGTCGTAAAGGAACTGGAACCAAGATTCAGAGAGGCGTTCCCTAAAACGGAGATTTCTGCATGTTATGGGGGCGCTGAACGGAAGAGAGGAGACTCGCCCCTCGTGATCAGCACTACACATCAGCAGCTCAGGTATTACAGAGCCTTCGATGTTGTAATTGTGGATGAAGTGGATGCGTTCCCCTACTCTCATGACCCCAAGCTTACTTACGCTGTGAACCAGGCTGCAAGGCAACAGCATCTTCTTGTCTACCTCACTGCAACGCCGGACAGGAAGATGCAGGAACGTGCCTCTTTTGGAAAACTGCCTGCCATAATTGTGCCACGCAGGTATCACCGCTTTCCTCTGCCGGTTCCCTCGTTCTGCTGGACATTCAGATGGAAAAAGAAATCAATTGACGGAAAGGTTCCGCGACGGATCATCGTTTGGCTTGAGAGAATGCACGAAACCAAAAAACAAGTGTTTTTGTTCGTTCCCACTGTCCGTCTTCTGAAATCCATCCTTCCTGAGATTCAAAAACAGTTCCCACAGACAGAAGGAGTCTATTCCGAGGATCCCGATAGAATGGACAAAGTCGCCCGTTTCAGGTCAGGAAACGTCCGCTTTCTTCTAACGACAACGATTCTGGAAAGGGGAGTCACGGTTAAAGGCGTGCAGGTAGCTGTGTTCGGGGCAGATGACAGCCGTTTTACAGAATCAGCTCTCGTGCAGATTGCCGGACGTGCAGGCAGAAGTCCCGACGAACCAGACGGTGAAGTCTGTTTTTTTCATGACGGCATCACCAGGGCGATGGCTCGGGCAAAAAAACAGATTGAGACGATGAATATGAGGGAGGAGAGCGGCGAGTGA
- a CDS encoding DegV family protein, which yields MSKIAVLTDSTSYIPKELREEHEIAMIPLNVVFGEEEYKEELEITTEQFYEEMKTKEALPKTSQPSVGLFEETYAKLAEDHDEIIVVTLSSGISGTYQTAVSAANMMDGVSIHVFDSEISCMPQGFFALTAARMAREGKPSNEILERLNAMKTNMRAYFMADDLSHLHRGGRLNGAQLFVGSLLQIKPVLHFENKVIVPFEKVRTAKKALARIEGLLDEDAGDNEALDVVVIHGNRPEKAEEIAADLKKKYPAANVYISYFGPVIGTHLGEGSLGIGWIKPTV from the coding sequence ATGAGTAAAATTGCTGTACTGACAGACAGTACGTCCTACATACCTAAAGAACTCCGTGAAGAGCATGAAATCGCCATGATTCCCCTGAATGTTGTATTCGGCGAAGAGGAATACAAAGAGGAACTTGAAATTACGACCGAACAATTTTATGAAGAAATGAAAACAAAGGAGGCACTGCCGAAAACGTCCCAGCCTTCTGTCGGCCTCTTTGAGGAAACGTATGCAAAGCTTGCGGAGGATCACGATGAAATCATCGTTGTCACTCTCTCGAGCGGCATCAGTGGTACATACCAGACAGCAGTCAGCGCAGCAAACATGATGGATGGTGTGAGCATACATGTATTTGATTCCGAAATCAGCTGTATGCCTCAGGGCTTTTTTGCCCTTACAGCAGCGAGGATGGCCCGGGAAGGAAAACCGAGCAACGAGATCCTTGAGCGTCTAAACGCAATGAAAACAAATATGCGTGCTTACTTTATGGCTGACGATCTGAGCCATCTTCACAGGGGAGGTCGTCTGAACGGAGCGCAGCTGTTTGTAGGCAGTCTTCTTCAAATTAAACCGGTCCTGCACTTTGAAAATAAAGTAATCGTTCCCTTTGAAAAAGTGCGTACAGCCAAAAAAGCCCTTGCGAGAATCGAAGGTCTCCTTGATGAGGATGCCGGAGATAATGAGGCCCTCGATGTTGTGGTGATCCACGGCAACCGCCCTGAAAAAGCAGAGGAAATTGCAGCGGATTTGAAAAAGAAGTACCCTGCAGCGAATGTATACATCAGCTATTTCGGCCCTGTCATCGGCACTCACCTCGGTGAAGGCAGCCTCGGAATCGGCTGGATCAAACCCACAGTATAA
- a CDS encoding response regulator encodes MSERENIKIVIIDDHQLFREGVKRILAMEKTFDILAEGSDGDTALDLVREHQPDVVLMDINMPNVNGVEATKSLVEKFPEVKVLILSIHDDETYVTHVLKTGADGYLLKEMDTDALIEAVKVVADGGAYIHPKVTHNLINEYRRLANDDKEEAEVGFREVEYRRPLHLLTRRECEVLQLMTDGKSNRAIGETLYISEKTVKNHVSNILQKMNMNDRTQAVVDAIKNGWVKVN; translated from the coding sequence ATGAGCGAGAGAGAGAATATCAAAATTGTAATTATTGATGATCATCAGCTTTTCCGCGAAGGCGTAAAACGTATTCTTGCTATGGAGAAAACGTTCGATATACTGGCTGAAGGAAGCGACGGCGATACTGCACTTGACCTGGTAAGAGAGCACCAGCCTGACGTGGTATTAATGGATATTAATATGCCGAACGTCAACGGGGTAGAGGCAACGAAAAGCCTGGTTGAAAAGTTTCCGGAGGTGAAGGTTCTGATCCTTTCCATCCATGATGATGAAACGTATGTCACGCACGTATTAAAAACAGGTGCTGACGGCTATCTTCTTAAAGAGATGGATACAGATGCGCTGATTGAAGCTGTCAAAGTGGTCGCTGACGGCGGTGCATATATTCACCCTAAAGTGACTCACAACCTCATCAATGAATACCGCCGTCTGGCAAATGATGATAAAGAGGAAGCAGAAGTTGGTTTCCGCGAGGTCGAATACCGCCGACCGCTTCATCTTCTTACTCGCCGCGAGTGTGAAGTTCTCCAGCTGATGACAGACGGAAAAAGCAACCGTGCCATTGGGGAAACGCTGTATATCAGTGAAAAAACAGTTAAAAACCATGTAAGTAATATCCTGCAGAAAATGAATATGAATGACCGTACCCAGGCTGTTGTGGACGCCATCAAAAACGGCTGGGTAAAAGTGAATTAA